Within the Channa argus isolate prfri chromosome 12, Channa argus male v1.0, whole genome shotgun sequence genome, the region GTCTCAGGTAATTTCAAATGTTCTTCCTCGATGGCAGGTTGTGTCTTAGTGATTGAGTCAAAGGTAAGACCCCGGGTCAGGCCAATTttatgagatgtgttgctgggggttgtttccacagcaacagctgctgcagGCTCTGATGTACACTCTCCCTTTGTAGTAAGGGTGGTTCTCGTTTTGGGGCTGGAGGTGGCCAGAGGAACTAGAGAGCCTGAAATTACACATGGAcctacaaacaaaaaaccaacaatAGCAAACATATGACTGGCAAGtaaaaagtgtaatttaaaaacatctgtaatCCAAATTTTGTTCCCCAAAGCATGGTATTCTAATTTCCAATAACGCAACTCAGTAGTGCCATTTATTAAATCCTTCCTGCCTGATAAATGTTCCCTTCTTTAAAACTTGAGGTACACTAAGTAAAAtctacttgtattttttttttatttttgtccttttggcttatcccgtgagttcagggtcgccagagcggatcattgtccgcatgttgatttggcacagtttttatgtcaGATACCCTTCCTGGCGTAACCCTgaccaatttctactgggcttggaccagcactgcacagctggggaggggaatgggctgttaggggttcagtgacttgcccagagacacttcgacatatagccagggccagggatcaaaccacggaccctgtggtccgtggataactgcctttaccaactgagctacagctgccccattaaaaaaaatctacttcgATACTTTGGAGAAAATGCCATCCACCAAATTCACCATGAAATTTAGTTTAATTCCCCTGGAAAAATTAGGAAGTCGGAGTTAAGAtaatatttttagaataaatatTACCCAAGTTATCCTTAGCTGAAAATCAGCATGTGTCAGTTATGGAACACTGCTACATTTTAACTGTGTGCAGATATTTACCTGGAGCAGAACCAGGACTTCTCAGGCCCTCACTGCTTGATCCAGATAGACTACACCTAAGACTTTTAACAGGACCAGACCCAGGACTTTTACTTGCTGAGCTGGGTCTAGAAGAGAGCTCCAAAGACGAAGACAAATCTGCCAGAGATGACTTGGAACTGGATTGAACTGGTCCAGACTTATAGGAATCTGGTTCTCTAGGATCTGGGCTGGGTTTAGCACTGGAACCTGTAGCCTTGAGTATGTTGTCATTGCTTCCTGAGAGACCAGTCCTAGAGGATAATCCAACAGGTTCCACATTGGAGCCAGAGCCTATCAGAGCAGGTTTGGAAGTTGAATGGGTGGGACTACATTTGGAATTGGAAAGAACATCAGAAGTTAAGCCGAGATTAGAGCCAGGCAGGAGATTGAAACTAGCTAAAGGACTTTTATGATCAAGGTTATCCTTTGACGTGCTAGATTTATAAACCACAAGTGTCTTAGAATCCAGTCTGGTTTTGTCAGCTTTAATCTTAGCGGCAGTTTTAGAATTGAGACTATCTTTGGAACCCATCCCATGTTTAGAATCAGTTCTAGCTGTGGAATTAGAGCTAGTTTTAGAGTCCAGGCTATCCTTTGACCCCAAACTGGTTTTGGAAGCAGAACTACTTTTAGAATCAAGACTATCTCTGGACCCTATTGTAGTTTTAGAGCCAGGACAGGCTTTTGAATCAGTTCCAGATTGAGAATCCAGGCTGTCCTTGTTCACCGTCATTGCCTTGGAGTTTGAACTGGATTTGAAACTTGTTTTGGACCCAAAACCAGCATTTAAGTCTTTACTATGGAGATTCTCCCTGGAGGCTGATCTGGTAGCTTTGTTCTGCTTCTCTGATGGTTTGGGACTTAGAGAACTCTGCTGAAGACTCTTGGCACTGAGCAGTGCCGTTTTCAGCCCTTGATTTTGCCATTTTAGACCAATATCAAAATCCTGCAGACTTGAGTCATGGCTGACTGGTTCATTTGACCTCATAGCTGTGTTTGCTGAAACCGGTTTTGTCGTTTTGGCTGCCAGTGTAATGTTTGCATCTTCTTGTTGAACTTGAATTTTTGGTTTTACTGGTAAGTGAAGTGTTTGTGGTGATTGTTTCTCAAGACTCATGTCTCGTCCAccatctccttttctttttgattgCATTTTTAGATTTGTTGTTGATTTGTTCGTAGactttgttgtttcatttgtcTGTGCACTGTTTGGTTTGGGGTTCGTGGCGGTCGCAGATTCTGTTCTTGGTATTTGTGTTTTGACTCTTTCAGTTGTTTTAGGGCTGCTAGTGATCGTTGTTTGCTCCACCCAGTGTGGCTTTGGACTCACTGCaatgttgctttgtgtgtgtgtctttgggcTCAGAGCTGGGGTATGTCTGAGTTTTGTGGATTTCAGTCTTTGTTCGCCCTGACTGTTCATCGGTGTTTCAGCTATTGGTGAACGAGACAAGGCTTGGATTTTGCTCTTTTGCTGTGATGGATCATCTTTTTCTCCTGATGACATCAGAGTTTTCACTGGGTTAGTTCCTTTCACCCCAGGTTTCCCATCACCCTTTTTGGGCCCTTCAGGCAATTTTGAGGTCTGAGTGAGTTTGTGGGGGTTGCTTGTTGAAGTCAGATTGAGGTTGACGTTTGATTCCATCTCCCCCAATTGGGTTCTATGTTACTGAGGGCACCTAGAAGCCCAGCCTACCCTGGAATTGTGCATTCTGATTGGACAACATCCACATGTAGAAACATTTGGGGAGGTATCCATGATGATGGAGAATAGATATCCTTTATACAATCTTGGAAGTTCAGCACCTGATTGAACACATatagaaacaaatatttataaatgatgaataagaaaaaaatatggttttaatTATCCCTTGGGGAGACTAAGTGTCACAGCAGCAAAAGGAAAGCAAAGTCAGTTtt harbors:
- the gprin3a gene encoding uncharacterized protein gprin3a, with translation MESNVNLNLTSTSNPHKLTQTSKLPEGPKKGDGKPGVKGTNPVKTLMSSGEKDDPSQQKSKIQALSRSPIAETPMNSQGEQRLKSTKLRHTPALSPKTHTQSNIAVSPKPHWVEQTTITSSPKTTERVKTQIPRTESATATNPKPNSAQTNETTKSTNKSTTNLKMQSKRKGDGGRDMSLEKQSPQTLHLPVKPKIQVQQEDANITLAAKTTKPVSANTAMRSNEPVSHDSSLQDFDIGLKWQNQGLKTALLSAKSLQQSSLSPKPSEKQNKATRSASRENLHSKDLNAGFGSKTSFKSSSNSKAMTVNKDSLDSQSGTDSKACPGSKTTIGSRDSLDSKSSSASKTSLGSKDSLDSKTSSNSTARTDSKHGMGSKDSLNSKTAAKIKADKTRLDSKTLVVYKSSTSKDNLDHKSPLASFNLLPGSNLGLTSDVLSNSKCSPTHSTSKPALIGSGSNVEPVGLSSRTGLSGSNDNILKATGSSAKPSPDPREPDSYKSGPVQSSSKSSLADLSSSLELSSRPSSASKSPGSGPVKSLRCSLSGSSSEGLRSPGSAPGPCVISGSLVPLATSSPKTRTTLTTKGECTSEPAAAVAVETTPSNTSHKIGLTRGLTFDSITKTQPAIEEEHLKLPETKMKALGLDTSQKTVQGVYVSEKAGWSPGDTRRGTGTSLRKPGQQRDASAITTGSNIPLLKPVGVEGKKGEKKKQERGKEGDGVVCSSLPLHPRPHSVSNKRVREKATMTDTSERIRIHREVGVQVEVQVVERSASTSPSLHLEAPSSSMICSPSCKSGGLMSPTVPPLTCMSPGQPPYQHVCTIDIELRSQSTLPSADKASSLPACLCTNKSTESIWKLEGEEQVKRDNKDVREPKKEKEQVKPKDVVWDEQGLTWEVYGATVDLESLGTAIQSHLESKIREQEKRIRTLRKSMCFDSSLRAYKMKKRRKRRGGILGCCRKAPAVSE